In one window of uncultured Acetobacteroides sp. DNA:
- the ftsA gene encoding cell division protein FtsA: protein MTSKSEYVVAIDLGTTKIVALVGKLESNGRLKIVAHSKTVSTGVKRGMVQNIDETVKAIETVVADVRSRTGFDFSEVYVGIAGQHIKGIKNRGLINLESYDAEVSKEDVRRLIDDMYKIPLEPGDRILHVLPQSFMVDNEVGIKNPVGISGRRLEGNFHIVVGQVAAMKNIEKCIERAGLSVKELMLEPLASARAVLTEDEMEAGVALVDIGGGTTDLAIFHEGIVRHTAVIPFGGNVVTEDIKKGCSILQRQAEQLKVQFGSAIGDAAPSDKIVTIPGISGREPKEIRFSSLAHIIQCRMEEIIDHLSYQIANSGYGEMLNAGIVVTGGGSQLKDLSQLFTLHTGYDVRIGQPNINTVANTDNEMNSPMHATGIGLMLLGFEDMIKREEDEEKAKAKVVEEPAPEEHLEPTLDELTPKTVKPMKTKSIKESSFIRKIKQNIGDLFSDDDISFDQKS from the coding sequence ATGACCAGCAAAAGCGAATATGTTGTAGCTATTGACTTGGGAACAACTAAGATTGTTGCCCTTGTAGGAAAGCTCGAAAGCAATGGCCGGCTAAAAATTGTTGCACACAGCAAGACCGTATCAACAGGGGTTAAGCGTGGAATGGTTCAGAATATTGACGAGACGGTTAAGGCTATCGAGACGGTTGTTGCAGACGTAAGAAGTAGGACGGGCTTCGACTTTAGCGAGGTTTACGTTGGAATTGCGGGACAGCATATAAAGGGGATCAAGAATCGTGGGCTCATTAACCTAGAGTCTTACGATGCTGAGGTGTCGAAGGAGGACGTTAGGCGCTTGATCGACGATATGTACAAGATTCCGCTAGAGCCCGGCGATAGAATTCTGCACGTGCTTCCACAAAGCTTTATGGTGGACAACGAGGTGGGCATCAAGAACCCTGTGGGGATATCGGGGCGCCGCCTTGAGGGTAACTTCCACATTGTGGTGGGGCAGGTGGCCGCCATGAAGAATATTGAGAAATGTATAGAGCGTGCCGGCCTTTCGGTAAAGGAGCTGATGCTGGAGCCGCTGGCTTCGGCTCGTGCGGTGCTTACCGAGGATGAGATGGAGGCTGGCGTTGCTCTTGTAGATATAGGTGGTGGTACTACCGACTTGGCTATTTTCCACGAAGGTATTGTGCGCCACACCGCCGTTATCCCTTTTGGGGGTAACGTGGTTACCGAGGACATCAAGAAGGGGTGCAGCATTCTGCAGCGTCAGGCTGAGCAGCTGAAGGTGCAGTTCGGTTCGGCAATTGGCGATGCGGCTCCATCGGATAAGATTGTGACCATTCCGGGAATCTCGGGGCGCGAGCCTAAGGAGATTCGGTTTAGCAGCTTGGCCCACATCATCCAGTGCCGCATGGAGGAGATCATCGACCACTTGTCCTACCAGATTGCCAACTCGGGTTACGGCGAAATGCTGAATGCGGGCATTGTGGTTACCGGCGGTGGATCGCAGCTTAAGGACCTTAGCCAGCTCTTTACGCTCCACACCGGCTACGACGTGCGCATTGGTCAGCCGAACATCAACACGGTGGCCAATACCGACAACGAGATGAACAGCCCTATGCACGCCACCGGTATCGGTTTGATGCTGCTGGGTTTCGAGGATATGATAAAGAGGGAGGAAGATGAGGAGAAGGCCAAGGCAAAGGTGGTCGAGGAGCCTGCTCCCGAAGAGCATCTTGAGCCAACGCTCGACGAGCTTACCCCAAAAACCGTAAAACCCATGAAGACGAAGTCGATTAAGGAAAGCTCCTTCATTAGGAAGATCAAGCAGAACATCGGCGACCTCTTTAGCGATGATGATATATCGTTTGACCAAAAATCTTAA
- a CDS encoding cell division protein FtsQ/DivIB has protein sequence MKIKKRKWAIVGTIIVWVGILTYLGISIFFVKDKEKGTVCRRVEVVIADSTLNRFINTDDIIANANKVVKKLIGTRLSKINTNRIENQILEMPFIKRAEVYTTVSGVLRIEVEQREVIMRIYNTDGSSCYIDRDGYVIPLSERSAADVVVVNGNINLKKSKGARVRVVDTSKDSTYRKGLLPELFDFVTYVRNDEFWNAQIEQIYINNPNDIELTTRVGNHTVLLGSFEDFQAKLKNLLVFYKNALPREGWNKYSVINLKYKNQVICKNKVL, from the coding sequence ATGAAGATCAAGAAAAGAAAATGGGCTATTGTAGGGACTATCATTGTTTGGGTGGGGATTCTCACCTACCTCGGTATTTCCATTTTCTTTGTAAAGGATAAGGAGAAAGGAACCGTATGCCGTAGGGTAGAGGTGGTGATTGCCGATAGCACGCTAAACCGCTTTATCAACACGGATGACATCATCGCAAATGCGAACAAGGTTGTAAAGAAGCTGATCGGAACCCGTCTCTCGAAGATCAACACCAACCGTATCGAGAATCAAATTCTTGAGATGCCCTTCATAAAGAGGGCAGAGGTGTATACTACGGTGAGTGGTGTCTTGAGAATTGAGGTGGAGCAGCGCGAGGTTATCATGCGCATCTACAACACCGATGGCAGCAGCTGCTACATCGACAGGGATGGGTACGTTATTCCGCTATCGGAGCGCTCGGCGGCGGATGTGGTGGTGGTAAATGGCAACATCAACCTAAAGAAAAGCAAGGGTGCCCGTGTAAGGGTTGTGGATACATCGAAGGATAGCACCTATCGAAAGGGGCTGCTGCCGGAGCTGTTCGACTTTGTGACCTATGTTCGAAACGACGAGTTCTGGAATGCTCAAATAGAGCAGATCTACATAAACAATCCCAACGATATTGAGCTAACCACCCGTGTGGGCAACCATACGGTGCTGTTGGGCTCTTTTGAGGACTTTCAGGCGAAGCTCAAAAATCTGCTTGTTTTTTACAAGAACGCTCTTCCTCGCGAGGGGTGGAATAAGTATAGCGTCATTAACTTAAAGTACAAGAATCAGGTAATCTGCAAAAATAAAGTATTATGA
- a CDS encoding outer membrane beta-barrel family protein: MRLKQLSRIILLVGPLALDSAHAASNKGTITGKIIDKMSRQPIPYVAVSLGQLPDTIIKKSAQTDEQGNYSFSQVDDGRYVITAYMVGYGRKHSKPVGCRQNTVIAEELVLENTIIKEVVVKGKRPAIEQKADRTVLNVENSASASAENAYEVLSKAPGVTIDKEESISIKGREGVMVTINDKPTYLSGSDLISYLKMIHATEIDKVEIISTPPARYEAAGNTGIINIKLKKNNKVGINGAIGTTISITNKLTAGTGFSLNMRRGKVNTFGSFNFGNRDGRNSSYTDRILATDTARIALNSKANSTGEECGYRTGVDYELSNRHTLGILVLGSKNNDRNLVRTHNDLFLKNGDIAKYLNTNNNETTHQRSNMLNANYRMSIDTNGRALNVDVDYVEYKKDAGQDSKTAYFKPSGENFGPDQHLKNQTPSRIYIKSFRIDYTHPFSKTMLLEAGIKGSSVSSDNNMRYDKYSNSSNSWEVDNGRSNHFKYYEDILAAYTSLAYERNGWSLKGGLRAEETWSKGNSVSIRQTTRRSYLNLFPTLFVQRSINTSNSLGISYNRRIDRPSYHKLNPFEFRVDEYTYQEGNPYLNPQYTDNIEVNHAWKNMVFTSLRYSHTKDVQVDVPEEMAVKESVDNNSQTIKAIKAVARNLHSLSCFMLSVSANLNPTPWFVTYNNFTALNNEYRRGDQESRNSKLTYAFASYNSFILPHQFIFQISLRYNSAVAYGLADIDAKHWIDLSLKKDFLKNKLTARFSIDDVLYSQIDKAYIKYDGMNLYNKAIGNTQIIRLSLTYRFVGNDGKQERQRSTSSEEEMSRTGK; this comes from the coding sequence ATGCGATTAAAGCAACTTTCAAGAATCATCCTTCTTGTAGGACCACTAGCCCTCGACAGCGCGCATGCTGCATCAAACAAGGGAACCATTACAGGAAAGATTATCGACAAGATGAGCAGGCAGCCCATCCCCTACGTGGCCGTATCGCTGGGCCAGCTCCCTGACACCATCATCAAGAAATCGGCTCAGACTGACGAGCAGGGGAATTACTCCTTCAGCCAGGTCGATGATGGACGCTACGTCATCACGGCCTACATGGTAGGGTACGGACGAAAGCACTCCAAGCCGGTGGGCTGCAGGCAAAATACGGTAATAGCCGAAGAACTGGTGCTGGAAAACACCATCATCAAGGAAGTAGTAGTAAAAGGCAAGCGCCCCGCTATTGAGCAAAAGGCAGACAGAACCGTGCTAAATGTCGAGAACAGCGCAAGCGCCTCGGCCGAAAACGCCTACGAGGTACTCAGTAAGGCACCTGGAGTAACCATCGACAAGGAAGAGAGCATCTCCATAAAGGGGAGAGAGGGGGTGATGGTAACCATCAACGACAAGCCCACCTACCTATCAGGGTCCGATCTCATCAGCTACCTTAAGATGATTCATGCAACCGAAATCGACAAGGTAGAAATAATATCCACCCCACCTGCCCGCTACGAAGCGGCTGGGAATACGGGCATCATCAACATAAAGCTGAAGAAGAACAACAAGGTTGGGATAAACGGAGCCATCGGCACCACAATAAGCATCACCAATAAGCTAACAGCAGGAACAGGCTTCTCGCTAAACATGCGTAGGGGAAAGGTAAACACCTTCGGCTCCTTTAATTTTGGGAATCGCGATGGACGAAACTCCTCATATACCGATCGAATACTAGCTACGGATACCGCCCGCATAGCTCTAAACTCGAAAGCCAACTCTACCGGAGAGGAGTGCGGCTACCGCACAGGCGTAGATTACGAGCTGAGCAACCGGCACACCTTGGGGATACTTGTTCTAGGCTCGAAGAATAATGACAGGAACTTGGTGAGAACGCACAACGATTTGTTTTTAAAGAACGGCGATATCGCAAAGTACCTAAATACGAACAACAACGAAACAACTCACCAAAGAAGCAACATGCTGAACGCAAACTACAGAATGAGCATCGACACCAACGGACGTGCCCTAAATGTTGACGTTGACTATGTGGAATACAAAAAGGATGCTGGTCAAGATTCCAAGACCGCCTACTTTAAGCCTAGCGGCGAAAACTTCGGACCCGACCAGCACCTTAAGAATCAAACCCCATCGAGAATCTATATCAAATCGTTCCGAATCGACTATACCCATCCTTTTTCGAAGACGATGCTCCTCGAAGCAGGCATTAAGGGCAGCTCGGTAAGCAGCGATAATAACATGAGGTACGACAAGTATAGCAATAGCTCGAACTCGTGGGAGGTCGATAACGGACGTTCGAACCACTTTAAGTACTACGAAGATATTCTTGCCGCATACACCTCGCTAGCCTACGAGAGAAACGGATGGAGCCTAAAGGGAGGGTTACGTGCAGAGGAAACATGGAGTAAGGGCAACTCGGTTAGCATCAGACAAACCACCCGAAGAAGCTACCTAAACCTTTTCCCTACACTTTTTGTGCAAAGATCCATAAATACGTCCAATTCGCTAGGCATTAGCTACAACAGGCGAATCGACAGGCCTAGCTACCATAAGCTGAATCCGTTCGAATTTAGGGTCGACGAATACACCTACCAGGAAGGAAATCCCTACCTAAATCCGCAGTACACGGATAACATCGAGGTTAACCATGCGTGGAAAAACATGGTCTTCACCAGCCTCCGGTACAGCCACACCAAGGATGTGCAGGTAGATGTTCCCGAAGAGATGGCCGTAAAGGAGTCGGTAGATAATAACAGTCAAACGATAAAAGCCATAAAGGCTGTAGCGCGCAACCTGCACAGCTTAAGCTGCTTTATGCTTAGCGTAAGCGCTAACCTGAACCCAACCCCATGGTTCGTAACCTACAACAACTTTACGGCTTTGAACAACGAGTACCGCAGAGGTGATCAAGAGTCAAGGAATAGCAAGCTAACGTATGCCTTCGCCTCATACAACAGCTTCATTCTTCCCCATCAGTTCATTTTCCAGATTTCACTAAGATACAACAGCGCCGTAGCGTACGGGCTCGCTGATATCGACGCCAAGCATTGGATAGACCTTAGCTTAAAGAAAGACTTTCTCAAGAACAAGCTAACGGCCAGATTTTCCATCGACGATGTTTTGTATAGTCAGATTGATAAAGCATATATTAAATACGACGGCATGAACCTGTACAACAAAGCAATTGGAAACACCCAAATCATTCGGTTATCGCTTACCTACCGTTTCGTAGGCAATGATGGGAAACAGGAACGACAGCGCAGCACCAGCTCAGAGGAGGAGATGAGCAGGACTGGGAAGTAG
- a CDS encoding FtsW/RodA/SpoVE family cell cycle protein, with translation MLTVLAVVSILVVYSATGTLAYSKYHGETFRFLLKQLFFVFSGIAIAYVVHLLDLRFYQKLSKLLVWFSIPLLLVTMAMGSNLNDAARWISIGGITFQSSDFAKVALIMYVAHMLAAHQNDIKEWTVYLKIIAVVGVICLIILPNNFSTAAMLGMVCVILMFIGRVSTKHILLTGVGAVVLFVVFVLIAQATGIQKHRIATWEKRYHTFVGDGKTKKPTKDDTFQADQSKIAVATGGVFGKGPGNSTQRNYLPHPYSDFIFAIIIEEYGLIGGFVILMIYLALLYRAGIIVKKTDKTFPAFLTMGLILLLVIQAMINMGVAVGVFPVTGQTLPFVSMGGSSIWMTGAVFGLIQSATRKIVDIKPAEKEKVEQSDAKPEKEPEEELVNE, from the coding sequence ATGTTAACGGTACTTGCAGTAGTATCCATTCTGGTGGTATACTCGGCAACCGGTACGCTGGCATACTCAAAGTATCATGGCGAAACTTTTCGTTTTCTTCTTAAGCAGCTGTTTTTCGTGTTTTCAGGTATTGCTATTGCCTACGTTGTGCATCTTCTCGACTTGAGGTTCTACCAAAAACTTTCCAAGTTGCTGGTTTGGTTTAGCATTCCATTGCTGTTGGTTACTATGGCTATGGGGTCTAATCTTAATGATGCAGCGCGTTGGATATCTATTGGAGGGATTACTTTCCAGAGTTCTGACTTTGCTAAGGTTGCGCTGATTATGTATGTGGCACACATGTTGGCGGCGCATCAGAATGATATTAAGGAGTGGACGGTTTACCTGAAGATTATTGCCGTTGTGGGCGTTATATGCCTTATTATTTTGCCAAATAACTTCTCTACCGCTGCCATGCTTGGAATGGTTTGCGTGATTTTGATGTTTATTGGGCGTGTGAGTACTAAGCATATCCTACTAACGGGCGTTGGTGCGGTGGTATTATTTGTAGTATTTGTGCTAATAGCTCAGGCAACTGGTATTCAGAAGCACCGTATTGCTACCTGGGAGAAGCGCTACCACACGTTTGTGGGCGATGGAAAGACGAAAAAGCCTACAAAGGATGACACCTTTCAGGCAGATCAGTCGAAGATTGCAGTGGCAACAGGTGGCGTATTTGGAAAAGGTCCGGGTAACAGCACACAGCGTAACTATCTGCCACACCCTTATTCCGACTTTATTTTTGCCATCATCATAGAGGAATATGGACTTATTGGTGGCTTTGTAATTCTAATGATATACCTAGCGCTTTTGTATAGAGCTGGGATTATTGTCAAAAAAACGGATAAAACATTCCCCGCGTTTCTGACGATGGGGCTTATACTGTTGCTTGTTATTCAGGCAATGATAAATATGGGAGTAGCCGTTGGGGTATTCCCAGTAACGGGGCAAACCCTACCTTTTGTAAGTATGGGTGGTAGCTCTATTTGGATGACGGGCGCTGTCTTTGGACTTATTCAAAGCGCAACCCGAAAGATTGTAGATATAAAACCTGCAGAGAAAGAAAAAGTGGAACAATCGGACGCTAAGCCCGAAAAAGAGCCAGAGGAGGAATTGGTAAATGAGTAG
- the murG gene encoding undecaprenyldiphospho-muramoylpentapeptide beta-N-acetylglucosaminyltransferase, whose product MSRRIIISGGGTGGHIYPAISIANALKLIDPTIEILFVGAQGRMEMEKVPAAGYEIVGLPIAGIQRSLTLKNLSVPFKLMKSLSEAGRVIDEFKPDAVVGVGGYASGPVLYMANRKDIPTLIQEQNSYAGVTNKILSKKAKRICTAYDGMERFFPAQSIIKTGNPVRQDLVNLEEKRAEAYTFFGLDPNKKTVLVLGGSLGARTINRTIAARLDEIKEQDFQLLWQTGKFYIGESKKAVEESGATNVKVMDFIYKMDLAFAVVDVVVSRAGAGTISELCLVSKPCILVPSPNVSEDHQTKNAMALVNVDAALLVTDAYCNERLMKEVVALVSNPEKCEELSKNIAKLGIANSAERIANEILKLIE is encoded by the coding sequence ATGAGTAGAAGAATTATTATATCGGGTGGAGGTACTGGTGGGCATATCTATCCAGCTATATCAATAGCCAACGCGTTAAAGCTTATCGATCCAACCATCGAGATACTTTTTGTAGGTGCTCAGGGTAGAATGGAGATGGAGAAGGTACCTGCTGCAGGTTACGAGATTGTAGGGCTCCCAATTGCAGGAATCCAGCGTAGCCTAACGCTAAAGAATCTCTCGGTTCCCTTTAAGCTTATGAAGAGCTTAAGTGAGGCTGGTCGCGTGATTGATGAATTTAAGCCAGATGCTGTAGTTGGGGTTGGCGGATATGCCAGCGGTCCAGTGCTCTATATGGCAAACCGCAAGGATATACCAACGCTTATCCAGGAGCAAAACTCATACGCTGGTGTAACCAATAAGATTCTATCTAAAAAGGCAAAGCGTATTTGTACTGCCTACGATGGAATGGAGAGATTTTTCCCAGCACAGTCTATTATAAAAACGGGGAATCCAGTTCGTCAGGATTTGGTGAATTTGGAGGAGAAGCGTGCTGAGGCATACACCTTCTTTGGCTTAGATCCAAATAAGAAAACGGTGTTGGTTCTTGGCGGTAGCCTTGGTGCTCGTACCATCAACCGGACAATTGCTGCTCGGTTAGATGAGATTAAGGAGCAGGATTTCCAGCTGCTATGGCAAACTGGAAAATTCTACATTGGCGAATCTAAGAAGGCTGTAGAGGAGTCGGGAGCAACCAACGTAAAGGTTATGGACTTTATCTACAAGATGGATCTTGCCTTTGCAGTTGTCGATGTGGTTGTATCGCGTGCTGGAGCAGGAACAATATCGGAGCTTTGCCTTGTGTCAAAACCTTGCATCTTGGTTCCATCACCAAACGTGTCGGAAGATCATCAAACCAAAAATGCGATGGCACTTGTAAATGTAGATGCAGCGCTGCTGGTTACCGATGCCTACTGCAACGAGCGTTTGATGAAGGAGGTGGTAGCACTGGTCAGTAATCCCGAAAAGTGCGAAGAACTTTCTAAAAACATAGCCAAGTTGGGTATTGCCAACTCGGCAGAACGCATTGCTAACGAAATTTTGAAGCTAATAGAATAG
- the ftsZ gene encoding cell division protein FtsZ, with translation MLNDDLMNFDLPTGEPSIIKVFGVGGGGGNAVNHMHKLGIKDVEFVIGNTDSQALAKSPIPIKIQLGDSLTQGRGAGNKPEVGMEAANEALDTIVEVLSEDTKMVFITAGMGGGTGTGAAPVIAKAAQDLGILTVGIVTLPFRFEGPKRFNNALEGIQKMQTYVDSLLVINNERIREIYGNLQLSESFAKADDVLAIAAKGIAEIITVHGSINVDFADVETVMRGSGVALMGSGRASGPDRAKIAVEMALNSPLLNNCNIQGAKNILYNIRSGQSEITMDELGLIGDYIQNSAGNGADVIWGNGIDPSLSDEITITIIATGFSSSVIPELQSMTPPQVTKVPLPDNTPSEEKPEYVVLSLDDEEIVQESEAYVDQDELVEADGGFTVRTIQRPLSSQGARPAQGANKYELTDRRIEEMEKRPAYERRRQNPESTMRENDQLSRFTISEESSLLIRPDNSYLYDNVD, from the coding sequence ATGCTTAACGACGATTTAATGAACTTCGATTTGCCAACAGGAGAGCCTTCCATTATTAAGGTTTTCGGGGTTGGTGGCGGTGGCGGCAATGCCGTGAACCACATGCACAAGCTCGGCATCAAGGATGTTGAGTTCGTAATAGGAAATACCGATTCGCAGGCGCTCGCCAAGAGCCCTATCCCCATAAAGATACAGCTGGGCGACTCGCTTACCCAGGGACGTGGCGCCGGCAATAAGCCCGAGGTGGGCATGGAGGCGGCCAACGAGGCGCTCGATACCATCGTGGAGGTGCTTAGCGAGGATACCAAGATGGTGTTCATCACCGCAGGGATGGGCGGCGGAACCGGCACCGGTGCCGCTCCCGTAATTGCCAAGGCGGCTCAGGACCTGGGCATCCTTACCGTGGGCATTGTAACGCTTCCTTTCCGCTTCGAGGGGCCCAAGCGCTTCAACAACGCCCTAGAGGGGATTCAGAAGATGCAGACCTACGTGGACTCGCTGCTGGTGATCAACAACGAGCGCATCCGCGAGATATACGGCAACCTCCAGCTCTCCGAGTCGTTTGCCAAGGCCGACGACGTGCTGGCCATTGCCGCCAAGGGCATTGCCGAAATTATTACCGTGCATGGCTCCATCAACGTTGACTTTGCCGATGTGGAAACCGTGATGCGCGGTAGCGGCGTGGCGCTGATGGGCTCGGGTAGGGCAAGCGGCCCCGATAGGGCAAAAATAGCCGTGGAGATGGCGCTGAACTCGCCGCTGCTCAACAACTGCAACATCCAGGGGGCAAAGAATATCCTCTACAACATTCGCTCGGGCCAGAGCGAGATTACCATGGACGAGCTGGGCCTTATTGGCGACTACATCCAGAATTCGGCCGGCAACGGTGCCGATGTCATCTGGGGTAACGGTATCGACCCATCCCTTTCGGATGAGATCACCATCACCATTATTGCTACCGGTTTCTCGTCGTCGGTTATCCCCGAGCTGCAGAGCATGACCCCTCCGCAGGTAACCAAGGTGCCGCTGCCCGATAATACCCCAAGCGAGGAGAAGCCCGAGTACGTGGTGCTAAGCTTGGACGACGAGGAAATTGTGCAGGAGTCGGAAGCTTACGTGGATCAGGACGAGCTGGTGGAGGCCGACGGGGGCTTTACCGTGCGCACCATTCAGCGCCCGCTGAGCAGCCAGGGGGCTCGCCCCGCGCAGGGGGCCAACAAGTACGAGCTGACCGACCGCAGGATCGAGGAGATGGAGAAGCGCCCAGCCTACGAGCGCCGCCGCCAGAACCCCGAGTCGACCATGCGCGAGAACGACCAGCTCTCCCGCTTCACCATCTCGGAGGAGAGCAGCCTGCTTATCCGCCCCGACAACTCGTACCTCTACGACAACGTCGACTAG
- the murC gene encoding UDP-N-acetylmuramate--L-alanine ligase has product MEIPSYKYVYLVGVGGIGMSALARYFNHQGFMVAGYDRTETELTRALASEGIHVHYDDSISLIPTDFRNNPNDTLVVYTPAVPADHSELTYLLSNGFKVIKRSVALGVIAASKRTLGVAGTHGKTTTSTLLSHLLMEALGGVNAFLGGIAKNYSSNLLLSKNDVLVAEADEFDRSFLQLFPNAAIITSTDADHLDIYGSHEAVLRSFGDFINQIKPGGALVVKQGVEVPLENKEISVYRYSIDKGGDFHAENIARNANGTYTFDIITPKTRIEACTLGVPGWINVENAIAAVALALTVTDDTEALKRALASFGGVKRRFDFHINTSTLTFLDDYAHHPEELRASISSVKAMFPNRKVCGIFQPHLYTRTRDFAEGFAQSLSLLDEVILLDIYPARELPIEGVTSQIIFDKITTPNKVLIAKSELLDVLGKRDIDVLMTIGAGDIDKLVEPIAEMLKTRYSVK; this is encoded by the coding sequence ATGGAGATACCATCATACAAATACGTGTACCTAGTAGGTGTTGGAGGCATTGGAATGAGCGCTCTGGCTCGCTACTTCAACCATCAAGGATTTATGGTGGCTGGTTACGACCGTACCGAAACGGAGTTAACCCGTGCGCTTGCCTCCGAGGGTATTCATGTACATTACGATGATAGCATCTCTCTAATTCCAACCGATTTTAGGAATAATCCTAATGATACGTTGGTCGTTTATACGCCTGCTGTACCTGCCGATCATAGCGAGTTAACTTATTTATTGAGCAATGGCTTTAAGGTGATTAAGCGTAGCGTAGCACTTGGCGTTATTGCTGCATCGAAGCGGACACTTGGTGTTGCTGGAACGCATGGTAAGACTACCACATCCACGCTGCTCTCGCACCTGTTGATGGAGGCTTTGGGTGGCGTTAACGCATTCCTTGGCGGAATTGCCAAGAACTACAGCAGCAACCTGCTGCTATCGAAGAATGATGTGCTGGTGGCTGAGGCTGACGAGTTCGATCGCTCGTTCTTGCAGCTCTTCCCTAATGCCGCTATTATCACCTCTACCGATGCCGACCATTTAGACATCTATGGCTCGCACGAGGCGGTGCTTCGTTCGTTTGGCGACTTTATCAACCAGATTAAGCCAGGTGGAGCATTGGTTGTAAAGCAAGGTGTAGAGGTTCCTTTGGAGAATAAGGAAATTTCGGTATACCGCTATTCGATTGATAAGGGTGGCGACTTCCATGCGGAGAACATTGCTCGAAACGCGAATGGAACCTACACCTTCGATATTATCACCCCAAAGACACGAATTGAGGCTTGTACTCTTGGCGTGCCTGGGTGGATTAATGTGGAGAATGCCATTGCGGCGGTGGCTCTAGCGCTTACCGTAACCGACGATACCGAGGCGCTTAAGCGTGCTCTTGCATCGTTTGGTGGGGTAAAACGTCGCTTCGACTTCCACATTAATACCTCAACGTTAACGTTCTTGGACGACTACGCGCATCACCCCGAGGAGCTGCGCGCATCGATATCATCGGTAAAGGCGATGTTCCCTAACCGTAAGGTATGCGGAATCTTTCAGCCACACCTTTACACCCGTACTCGCGACTTTGCCGAGGGGTTTGCGCAGAGCCTTAGCCTCCTCGACGAGGTTATCCTGCTCGACATCTATCCTGCGCGCGAGCTGCCAATAGAGGGGGTTACCTCGCAGATAATCTTCGATAAGATTACCACACCAAACAAAGTTCTTATTGCGAAGAGCGAATTGCTGGATGTGCTTGGCAAGCGAGATATCGACGTGCTGATGACCATTGGTGCGGGCGATATCGATAAGCTGGTAGAGCCAATTGCCGAAATGCTTAAAACAAGATACAGCGTAAAATAA